The Besnoitia besnoiti strain Bb-Ger1 chromosome Unknown contig00018, whole genome shotgun sequence genome contains a region encoding:
- a CDS encoding uncharacterized protein (encoded by transcript BESB_032780): MAALELSSRRLMRAADSATSVENKLQAAYIGAGGDAEEGATARPWQTRSPDCRAALTVVGVVLVVFSSIRGADAAFRPTRHLARFREVYEQAARPPAGGKNTAVEDGVAPHGQQVVHVHFQSKEGPTFALPFVSSEAWRPDSRAVHEAPAQPEKLSWGRRWLANGLAVTAVSLTFLAMKDLLTLYKRYRRATKARVIESRNRRQRIFLMDRVSDVNRKLKRFSASLQELEREKKHLKEANLHGAGGNALAFELAQQASSPAQPTPSTTSEGLEKATRSEAQSASPDAFKEHRQILNSEGAAGEKTWHFQGSTGDLQSVPRPVNIRVGPMKIAIARMRLIRQIKDVLSELWHIREELHAAHGDTLLLYIESVIREAKQLLRRAEGRGRGRDQDADGDEEPETGVNPSAEEGEQEDDVDMDDLAPLPQAREDDWVYQNESHGEGLGYDSMREIVPGMRGFGNTKEPQPAAQVPDMQHPFFAHLEKPREASVDSRVRKMERVLEKRRDVDDDDDVAKGAHHLTGEESSNTVTRAYHVMRNNPGLKPAQVLALLKRTDAKEALSGEH, encoded by the coding sequence ATGGCGGCGCTAGAGCTATCTTCGCGGCGACTCATGAGAGCCGCCGACTCTGCAACATCGGTCGAGAAcaagctgcaggcggcgtaCATCGGAGCTGGCGGAGATGCAGAAGAAGGTGCCACGGCTCGACCCTGGCAAACCAGGTCTCCGGACTGCCGGGCAGCACTAACAGTCGTGGGCGTGGTTCTTGTGGTATTTTCCTCTATTCGAGGTGCTGATGCGGCTTTCCGTCCCACACGACATCTTGCGCGTTTCAGGGAAGTATACGAACAGGCAGCTCGCCCTCCGGCTGGCGGGAAGAATACCGCCGTCGAAGATGGTGTAGCGCCTCACGGGCAGCAAGTTGTGCATGTTCACTTCCAGTCGAAGGAAGGCCCTACCTTCGCACTGCCCTTCGTTTCTTCCGAAGCGTGGCGTCCCGACTCTCGTGCTGTCCatgaggcgcctgcgcagcctgaGAAACTGTCTTGGGGTCGGCGCTGGCTGGCTAATGGCCTCGCAGTCACAGCAGTTTCTCTCACATTTCTGGCCATGAAGGATCTGTTGACATTGTACAAACGCTACAGAAGAGCGACGAAGGCACGCGTGATTGAGAGCCGTAATAGACGCCAGCGGATCTTCCTGATGGATCGCGTTTCAGACGTCAACCGGAAGCTGAAACGTTTCTCGGCCTCTTTGCAGGAGCttgaaagagagaaaaagcatCTTAAAGAGGCAAATCTCCACGGAGCAGGTGGTAATGCCCTGGCCTTTGAGCTAGCTCAAcaggcctcctcgcctgcccAACCCACGCCCTCGACGACGTCGGAAGGGCTGGAGAAAGCGACTCGGAGCGAAGCACAGTCAGCTTCTCCTGACGCTTTTAAAGAACACCGCCAGATTCTGAATAGCGAGGGTGCCGCGGGTGAGAAGACATGGCATTTTCAAGGAAGCACAGGCGACCTCCAATCCGTTCCCCGTCCCGTAAACATCAGAGTGGGGCCGATGAAGATTGCTATTGCTCGGATGCGCTTGATCCGCCAAATTAAGGACGTTCTATCGGAGCTGTGGCATATACGAGAGGAGCTCCATGCTGCTCACGGTGACACGCTCCTCTTGTACATCGAGTCGGTGAttcgcgaggcgaagcagcttTTAAGGCGGGCTGAAGGTAGAGGCCGAGGCCGTGATCAAgatgcagacggcgacgaggagcctGAGACGGGGGTCAACCCTAgtgcagaggaaggagagcaGGAGGACGACGTGGATATGGATGACCTTGCCCCGTTGCCTCAAGCTAGGGAAGACGATTGGGTTTATCAGAACGAGAGCCACGGGGAGGGCCTCGGCTACGACAGCATGCGCGAGATCGTCCCAGGTATGAGAGGATTCGGCAACACCAAGGAACCACAGCCCGCTGCGCAGGTGCCGGATATGCAGCATCCATTTTTCGCGCACCTAGAAAAACCACGAGAAGCCTCGGTGGACTCGCGTGTGCGAAAGATGGAAAGAGTGCTTGAAAAACGGCGGGATGTCGATGATGATGATGATGTAGCCAAAGGAGCTCACCATCTTACTGGTGAAGAGTCTAGCAACACGGTGACACGCGCGTATCACGTCATGCGGAATAACCCTGGTCTGAAGCCTGCTCAGGTCCTGGCGCTGCTCAAAAGGACAGACGCAAAAGAGGCTTTATCTGGAGAGCACTAG
- a CDS encoding RNA recognition motif-containing protein (encoded by transcript BESB_032790), which translates to MDRDRESDRPRLSLLVRNLSFHSSPEEVREAFAEFGPIRDVYLPLDYHTGEPRGFGFVEFESSQDAYDAMHQLHNTVLSGSTIHVTIAKKGRSDPLQMRRRELRGDFNRASRKQTGPRGRWNLSRSPPYRSRHSAEGRHHNNSDGSISSRRPCRSWSRDRSRRESSRSSSRRRRSPSFRRDRRCASRSRSSSWDQSRRRCECNVSSCFPPGFLGLHFFDLHQIHTEVMQPCRASE; encoded by the exons ATGGACCGGGATCGCGAGAGCGACCGTCCCCGGCTTTCGCTCCTCGTGCGTAACTTGAGTTTCCATTCAAGTCCGGAA gaagTGCGAGAGGCCTTTGCGGAGTTTGGTCCGATCCGCGACGTGTATCTTCCGCTGGACTACCACACCGGAGAACCACGAGGCTTCGGTTTTGTTGAGTTCGAATCAAGCCAAGATGCATATGACGCCATGCACCAGCTTCACAATACGGTGCTTAGCGGGTCAACAATTCATGTTACAATAGCGAAAAAAGGCCGCTCAGATCCGCTGCAAATG AGACGTAGAGAGCTTCGCGGCGATTTCAACAGGGCAAGTAGAAAACAAACAGGCCCGCGAGGGCGTTGGAACTTGTCCAGGTCGCCGCCATACCGCAGCAGGCACTCGGCGGAAGGGCGCCACCATAACAACAGCGATGGCTCGATTTCATCACGACGGCCATGCAGGTCTTGGAGCAGGGACCGCAGTCGCAGGGAGAGCAGCCGCTCATCTTCGAG acgcagaagaagtcCGTCTTTCCGCCGAGACCGGCGCTGTGCCTCCAGGAGCCGAAGTAGCTCTTGGGATCAAAGCAGAAGAAGGTGCGAATGTAACGTTTCGTCGTGCTTTCCCCCTGGTTTTCTGGGTCTTCATTTTTTCGACTTACACCAGATTCACACAGAGGTGATGCAACCGTGTAGAGCAAGCGAATGA